The following DNA comes from Tepidanaerobacter syntrophicus.
CCCGCATTGCTATTTTTATGGTCTGCAGTATATCCATTTAACCTGCCACCTTTACATCTTCTATTATTTTGCCGTCCTGAATATGGACATTTCTTTGAGCCTGCTTTGCGATGTTTATGTCGTGGGTTATAAGGATGACGGTTTTTCCGCTTTTGTTAAGTTCCTTTAGTATCTGCATAATCTCAGTGCCGGACTTTGTGTCCAAGTTGCCTGTAGGCTCGTCTGCAAGGATTACGGGAGGATCTGTAGATAAGGCTCTTGCTATGGCGACTCTTTGCTGCTGGCCTCCGGAAAGTTCCTTGGGCTTATGATGTATTCTATCGCCCAAGCCCACAATTTCCAGCATTTTGACAGCCCGCTCCCTTCTTGCAGGGCCTTTTTTGCCTGCATAAGTCAGGGGCACTTCTACGTTCTCCACTGCATCCAGCTTAGGCAGCAGGTTGAAGCTTTGAAATACAAAACCTATGTGCTTGTTCCGTATAATTGCAAGCTGGTCGTCGCTGAGCTTTGACATATCCTTGCCCTCAAAAAGATAACTGCCTTCGGTGGGAGTGTCCAGGCATCCGAGAATGTTCATTAATGTAGATTTTCCCGAGCCTGACGGCCCCACTATTGCTATAAATTCGCCTTGTTCTATCCCAAGTGTTATGCCATCTAATGCATGCACTTCAGTGTCTCCCAGTTTATATATCTTATAGATATCCTCAAGTTGTATCAGCATTTAACTACCCCCGACCACTGGGCGCAGGGCCTTCGGTTGGCGCAGGACTCATCG
Coding sequences within:
- a CDS encoding ABC transporter ATP-binding protein, which translates into the protein MIQLEDIYKIYKLGDTEVHALDGITLGIEQGEFIAIVGPSGSGKSTLMNILGCLDTPTEGSYLFEGKDMSKLSDDQLAIIRNKHIGFVFQSFNLLPKLDAVENVEVPLTYAGKKGPARRERAVKMLEIVGLGDRIHHKPKELSGGQQQRVAIARALSTDPPVILADEPTGNLDTKSGTEIMQILKELNKSGKTVILITHDINIAKQAQRNVHIQDGKIIEDVKVAG